In Panacibacter ginsenosidivorans, the following proteins share a genomic window:
- a CDS encoding putative sugar nucleotidyl transferase yields MSIVLFDNTDHKHLYPLNNACAVADLRVGICTAKGRWELLLKQTVHVHTEDYLSLLYGPIPSGSHYWIDASILPDTALAERILSLNENEALADTGGLIAGKKNFDGANFPRENLLNSFETICEYETAKRIFHAWDMFELNDHMLRSDFDLLTKDRQSRPLPQGNQYINPENIFVEEGATISCAIINASAGPVYIGKNATIMEGALIRGPFAMCNDSVIKMGAKIYGATTLGPCCVAGGEIKNAILQGYSNKSHDGYLGDAVIGKWCNLGAGTTNSNVKNTASMVKMWNTVAQDYIEANIKCGVVMGDYSRTAINTSINTGSVIGTCCNIFGEGLLPKYIPDFQWGSKGITRYELEKSFKDIDNWKKMKGQSLSDAEKRILQYIFETT; encoded by the coding sequence ATGAGTATTGTATTATTTGATAACACCGACCATAAGCATTTATACCCGCTTAATAATGCATGTGCCGTTGCAGATCTTCGTGTTGGTATCTGCACTGCAAAAGGGCGCTGGGAATTGCTTTTGAAACAAACGGTACATGTACATACGGAAGATTACCTTAGTTTATTGTATGGCCCAATACCTTCCGGCTCACATTACTGGATAGATGCATCAATTTTACCCGATACGGCGCTAGCAGAGCGCATTCTTTCACTAAATGAAAATGAAGCGCTGGCAGACACCGGTGGGTTAATTGCAGGTAAGAAAAACTTTGATGGGGCTAATTTCCCCAGGGAAAATTTATTGAACAGTTTTGAAACCATCTGCGAATATGAAACAGCAAAAAGAATTTTTCATGCATGGGATATGTTTGAGCTGAATGATCATATGCTGCGAAGCGATTTTGATTTGCTTACAAAAGATCGTCAATCAAGGCCACTGCCGCAAGGCAATCAATATATCAACCCTGAAAATATTTTTGTTGAAGAAGGTGCAACTATTAGCTGCGCTATCATCAACGCATCCGCAGGCCCTGTTTACATCGGTAAAAATGCCACTATTATGGAAGGAGCCCTTATACGTGGCCCTTTTGCAATGTGTAACGATTCTGTTATAAAAATGGGTGCCAAAATATATGGCGCCACAACGCTCGGTCCATGTTGTGTTGCAGGCGGCGAAATAAAGAACGCAATTCTGCAGGGATACAGTAATAAATCACATGATGGTTATCTTGGCGATGCAGTAATTGGCAAATGGTGCAACCTTGGCGCAGGCACCACCAACAGCAATGTAAAGAATACGGCAAGCATGGTCAAGATGTGGAACACCGTTGCACAGGACTACATAGAAGCCAATATAAAATGTGGTGTGGTAATGGGTGATTACAGCCGCACTGCTATCAATACTTCAATTAACACAGGTAGTGTTATAGGCACATGCTGTAATATTTTTGGCGAAGGTCTGTTACCAAAATATATCCCTGATTTTCAGTGGGGCAGTAAAGGCATCACAAGATATGAGCTGGAGAAAAGTTTTAAAGACATAGATAACTGGAAAAAAATGAAAGGCCAGTCTTTGTCAGATGCCGAAAAGAGAATTTTGCAATATATCTTTGAGACCACTTAA
- the tpiA gene encoding triose-phosphate isomerase yields the protein MRKQIAAANWKMNLTIQQGEQLLDAIIAKPHSLSAYQQAVFAVPFPYLAMAQQKIAGKNNVFIAAQNCYSKKSGAYTGETSVEMLQSLGISVVVLGHSERREYFEESNQFLADKVNICLEYNITPIFCCGEPLSIREAGTQNQFVEKQLEESLFHLSAEQVQKIVIAYEPIWAIGTGKTATSAQAQEMHAYLRSVFAGKYGNEVANNISILYGGSVKASNAKEIFSQPDVDGGLVGGASLIADEFVTIINSLK from the coding sequence ATGAGAAAACAAATTGCAGCAGCTAACTGGAAAATGAATCTTACCATTCAGCAGGGCGAACAATTACTTGATGCCATCATTGCAAAGCCGCATAGTTTATCGGCATACCAGCAGGCAGTATTTGCAGTGCCCTTTCCTTACCTGGCCATGGCGCAACAAAAAATTGCAGGGAAGAACAATGTATTTATAGCTGCACAAAACTGTTATAGTAAAAAAAGTGGTGCATATACCGGCGAGACATCTGTTGAAATGTTACAATCACTTGGAATAAGTGTGGTGGTGCTAGGCCACTCAGAGCGCCGCGAATATTTTGAAGAGAGTAACCAGTTTCTTGCAGACAAAGTAAATATCTGTCTCGAATATAATATTACTCCTATCTTTTGTTGTGGTGAACCGCTTAGCATTCGAGAAGCAGGTACGCAAAATCAGTTTGTAGAAAAGCAATTAGAAGAATCATTGTTTCATTTGTCTGCAGAGCAGGTGCAAAAGATCGTGATAGCTTACGAACCAATCTGGGCAATAGGTACAGGTAAAACAGCAACCAGCGCACAGGCACAGGAAATGCATGCATACCTGCGTTCTGTGTTTGCGGGTAAGTATGGAAATGAGGTTGCCAATAATATCAGCATTTTATATGGTGGCAGCGTTAAGGCCTCTAACGCAAAAGAAATATTTTCACAGCCCGATGTTGATGGCGGTCTTGTAGGTGGTGCATCATTGATAGCAGATGAATTTGTAACGATCATCAACAGTTTGAAATAG